A genomic stretch from Acidobacteriota bacterium includes:
- a CDS encoding response regulator, whose protein sequence is MNEPGAIGAILFALPPAMMAGVTVRRWLRDRRRGRQATPRWTLAGLCVWATIAAAAVAIPLPWPLPGLFDGAGEGLARILGLEALLTVALVTGWLLDDAARRHRHLHLLESASQRRLRQTERSFAALVEAIPEAVIVVSTTGLEILATNAFARRWLGREEEPHQPVPLAQWLAPEESGDLQALLAKVCERSAARPQPLRFRRADGTTVEAEVVGASLLFRDRPAMALVARDVSAAEQALRAAQALSRAKDRLLTHVSYEVRTPLSGIFGTCEFLLDDDPHPALREGLETIQRCAGDLLLTVDDVLDFSRLEAGQFELLPTVFEPAAIVEEVCQHLSPRAQAKGLLLVDIPRRDLPRAVRADAARLRQILLNVVGNAIRFSLRGEIVVRAEPAGPVQAGSRRLRFSVSDQGPGIPPDMQERIFETHPTDAGEGGGSGALGLALSRQLCRAMGGEIRVHSTPGEGSTFTIELPAELVDATPTPAARHLAGRPALVLHPSAAVRRCLREKLLFLGLRCREADSTQAAIDHLHQAARQGAPAELLLIDPALAGDGRIAAAAGPNAPPLVEVGGSGLALPLTRSRLREKLDQLWAPAADRDEATACPAARILVVEDNPVNARLVTSLLEKAGHEVSRADDGQKALDRLERQPFDLVLMDIQMPVLDGLEATRRMRRHPKLQDVPVIALTAHAMAGDRDLCLEVGMNDYLSKPIRRRELLETVNRCLRRRLSPTLP, encoded by the coding sequence TTGAACGAACCTGGAGCGATCGGCGCCATCCTCTTCGCCCTGCCCCCGGCGATGATGGCCGGAGTGACCGTCCGACGCTGGTTGCGGGACCGGCGCAGGGGCCGCCAGGCCACGCCCCGCTGGACCCTGGCTGGACTCTGCGTATGGGCGACGATCGCGGCGGCGGCCGTCGCCATCCCCCTTCCCTGGCCCCTTCCGGGCCTGTTCGACGGTGCCGGCGAAGGCTTGGCCCGGATCCTGGGCCTCGAGGCCCTGCTCACCGTGGCCCTGGTCACCGGCTGGCTGCTGGACGACGCCGCACGCCGTCACCGCCACCTGCATCTGCTCGAATCCGCCAGCCAGCGCAGGCTGCGCCAGACCGAACGCAGCTTCGCGGCGTTGGTGGAGGCGATTCCCGAAGCGGTGATCGTGGTCTCCACCACCGGCCTGGAGATCCTCGCCACCAACGCCTTCGCCCGCCGCTGGTTGGGTCGCGAGGAAGAGCCCCACCAACCGGTTCCTCTCGCACAGTGGCTGGCCCCCGAAGAGTCGGGCGACCTCCAGGCCCTGCTGGCGAAGGTCTGCGAACGCTCGGCCGCGCGGCCCCAGCCGCTGCGCTTTCGCCGGGCGGACGGCACGACCGTCGAAGCCGAGGTGGTGGGCGCCAGCCTGCTGTTCAGGGACCGACCGGCCATGGCGCTGGTGGCCCGCGACGTCAGCGCCGCCGAGCAGGCCCTGCGGGCGGCCCAGGCTCTGTCCCGCGCCAAGGACCGTCTGCTGACCCACGTCTCCTACGAGGTTCGCACGCCCCTCAGCGGCATCTTCGGCACCTGCGAGTTCCTCCTGGACGACGATCCCCATCCGGCTCTCAGGGAGGGCCTGGAGACGATCCAGCGCTGTGCCGGGGACCTGCTGCTGACCGTCGACGACGTGCTCGACTTCTCTCGACTGGAAGCCGGCCAGTTCGAGCTGCTGCCCACCGTCTTCGAGCCTGCGGCCATCGTCGAAGAGGTCTGTCAGCATCTCTCCCCCCGGGCCCAGGCCAAGGGTTTGCTGCTGGTGGACATCCCCCGGCGGGACCTCCCCCGGGCCGTCCGCGCCGACGCCGCCCGGCTGCGCCAGATCCTCCTCAACGTGGTGGGCAACGCGATCCGCTTCTCCCTGCGGGGCGAGATCGTCGTGCGCGCCGAACCTGCCGGCCCGGTCCAGGCCGGAAGCCGCCGCCTGCGATTTTCCGTCAGCGACCAGGGGCCCGGCATCCCCCCGGACATGCAGGAGCGGATCTTCGAGACCCACCCCACCGATGCGGGTGAAGGAGGCGGAAGCGGCGCCCTGGGCCTGGCCCTGAGCCGGCAACTGTGCCGGGCGATGGGAGGCGAGATCCGTGTCCACTCCACGCCCGGCGAGGGATCCACCTTCACCATCGAGCTTCCCGCGGAACTCGTGGACGCAACCCCTACTCCCGCGGCCCGGCACCTGGCCGGCCGTCCGGCGCTGGTGCTCCACCCTTCGGCGGCGGTCCGCCGTTGCCTGCGGGAGAAGCTGCTCTTCCTGGGATTGCGTTGCCGCGAGGCCGACTCGACCCAAGCCGCCATCGACCACCTCCACCAGGCCGCCCGACAGGGAGCGCCGGCCGAGCTGTTGCTGATCGACCCCGCCCTGGCCGGTGACGGCCGGATCGCCGCGGCCGCCGGGCCGAACGCTCCGCCCCTGGTCGAAGTGGGCGGAAGCGGCCTCGCCTTGCCCCTGACCCGCTCCCGGCTGAGGGAAAAACTCGACCAGCTCTGGGCTCCCGCGGCGGACCGCGACGAGGCGACGGCGTGCCCGGCGGCACGCATCCTCGTCGTGGAGGACAACCCGGTCAATGCACGGCTGGTCACCAGCCTCCTCGAAAAAGCGGGGCACGAGGTGAGCCGGGCCGACGACGGCCAGAAGGCCCTCGATCGGCTCGAGCGGCAACCCTTCGACCTGGTTCTGATGGACATCCAGATGCCGGTGCTCGATGGCCTGGAGGCCACCCGTCGCATGCGGCGCCACCCCAAGCTGCAGGACGTGCCGGTGATCGCCCTGACGGCCCACGCCATGGCGGGGGATCGGGATCTCTGCCTGGAAGTGGGAATGAACGACTACCTGAGCAAGCCGATCCGCCGGCGGGAACTGCTCGAAACCGTCAACCGCTGCCTGCGCCGCCGACTGTCCCCCACGCTTCCCTGA
- a CDS encoding radical SAM protein produces the protein MAGSTPRARGTCRLQLAGRTCWFRWSPRSVVAAVDGDLVCWDRAGRPWAGVWEGRSWRRSLAGEYLEILDSRGLRVLKPCAAEEARRWDQRARRLARNLQAALVALGGEPAAMAPRLEAMTGDRSGDAEAFSRIYRPISILPPDRYLALVLQFSRGCPWNRCTFCHFYRDRSFRPLDPAAARAHLEAVVEGFGAGITLRRSIFLADANALAAPPGRIEQWLGLIREAFPEASPGPRADGIYSFTDLLTGGDQDPAFWQRLARGGLTGVYLGLETGHGELLERLGKPGPPGRAVEMVHRIKQAGLKVGVILLAGFAAPLAAAHRRASLDLVRRLPLGPDDLVFVSPLVGAPAGVAVLDPEDRRRQARDLIGALREVCGRRAALYDIRRFVY, from the coding sequence ATGGCCGGATCGACGCCCCGGGCGCGTGGGACCTGCCGCCTGCAGCTCGCCGGTCGCACGTGTTGGTTTCGCTGGAGCCCGCGCTCGGTGGTCGCCGCCGTGGACGGGGACCTCGTTTGCTGGGATCGGGCCGGTCGCCCCTGGGCCGGCGTCTGGGAGGGCCGGAGCTGGCGTCGCAGCCTGGCCGGCGAGTACCTGGAAATCCTGGACTCCCGGGGCCTGCGGGTTCTGAAGCCTTGCGCGGCGGAAGAGGCCCGGCGCTGGGACCAGCGGGCCCGGCGGCTGGCCCGGAATCTCCAGGCGGCGCTGGTCGCCCTCGGCGGGGAGCCCGCCGCGATGGCGCCCCGGCTCGAGGCGATGACCGGCGACCGCAGCGGTGATGCCGAGGCGTTCTCGCGGATCTACCGGCCGATCTCCATCCTTCCGCCGGACCGCTACCTCGCCCTGGTGCTCCAGTTTTCGAGGGGCTGCCCCTGGAACCGCTGCACCTTCTGCCACTTCTACCGGGACCGGTCGTTCCGGCCCCTCGACCCGGCGGCTGCGCGGGCTCACCTGGAAGCGGTGGTGGAAGGGTTCGGGGCCGGCATCACCTTGCGCCGCAGCATCTTCCTCGCCGACGCCAACGCCCTGGCCGCGCCCCCGGGCCGGATCGAACAGTGGCTGGGTCTGATCCGGGAGGCCTTTCCCGAGGCCTCTCCCGGTCCCCGAGCCGACGGCATCTACAGCTTCACCGACCTGCTGACCGGCGGCGACCAGGACCCCGCTTTCTGGCAGCGCCTGGCCCGCGGGGGCCTGACGGGGGTCTACCTGGGACTCGAAACCGGCCATGGCGAGTTGCTCGAGCGGCTGGGCAAGCCGGGACCGCCGGGCCGGGCCGTGGAGATGGTGCACCGGATCAAGCAGGCCGGGCTGAAGGTGGGGGTGATTCTGCTGGCGGGCTTCGCCGCCCCCCTGGCAGCCGCTCACCGCCGCGCCAGCCTGGATCTGGTCCGCCGGTTGCCCCTGGGCCCCGACGATCTGGTCTTCGTCTCGCCCCTGGTGGGCGCGCCCGCCGGCGTGGCCGTACTCGATCCCGAGGACCGTCGCCGGCAGGCGCGAGACCTGATCGGCGCCCTGCGGGAGGTATGTGGCCGCCGGGCGGCGCTCTACGACATCCGGCGCTTCGTGTACTGA
- a CDS encoding adenylosuccinate synthase, whose product MTHLAVIGAQWGDEGKGKVVDLLSPHFSVVARYQGGPNAGHTVVFDGATHALHHIPSGIFHEGVISVIGPGTLVDPDRLLEEVEGLVGKGVPVDRRLRIALRAHVIMPWHLGLDGGWESRLEGQAIGTTRRGIGPAYSAKMERFGVRMADLARPEEVTARYRAALGMGLAGRLESVGAPMPSEEEIQSAARRWWDQLGPLCCDTTDLLHQALRDGRTILFEGAQGTLLDVDHGSYPFVTSSSTVAGGIPAGLGVPPRSVERVVGVAKAYLTRVGAGPFPSEDEGEAGAHLRKVGREFGTTTGRPRRCGWFDAVAARYAVRLSGIDGLALTKFDVLSGLPRLRIAVAYEIDGERTETLPAVASDLERARVIYEDLEGWTEPLEGVGRLEDLPRAARVYLDRVQELAECPLALVSVGPDRTQTIVPAGSLLEAVGVELTP is encoded by the coding sequence ATGACACACCTGGCGGTCATTGGCGCCCAGTGGGGCGATGAGGGCAAGGGGAAGGTCGTCGACCTGCTCTCCCCTCATTTCTCGGTGGTCGCCCGTTACCAGGGCGGGCCCAACGCGGGGCACACGGTCGTCTTCGACGGAGCGACCCACGCCCTGCACCACATTCCCTCCGGGATCTTCCACGAGGGGGTGATCTCGGTGATCGGGCCCGGCACCCTGGTCGACCCCGACCGGTTGCTCGAGGAAGTCGAAGGGCTGGTCGGAAAGGGGGTCCCGGTCGACCGGCGGCTGCGCATCGCCCTGCGGGCCCACGTGATCATGCCCTGGCACCTGGGACTCGACGGGGGCTGGGAGTCGCGTCTCGAGGGGCAGGCCATCGGCACCACCCGCAGGGGCATCGGCCCGGCCTATTCGGCCAAGATGGAGCGCTTCGGGGTCCGGATGGCGGACCTGGCGCGCCCCGAAGAGGTGACGGCGCGCTACAGGGCCGCCCTGGGCATGGGCTTGGCCGGCCGGCTCGAGTCCGTGGGTGCGCCGATGCCGTCCGAGGAGGAGATCCAAAGCGCGGCCCGGCGGTGGTGGGACCAACTCGGTCCCCTCTGCTGCGATACGACCGACCTGCTGCACCAGGCGCTGCGCGACGGACGGACGATCCTCTTCGAAGGCGCCCAGGGAACCTTGCTCGACGTGGACCACGGCAGCTATCCCTTCGTCACGTCGTCGAGCACCGTGGCCGGAGGCATCCCCGCCGGACTCGGGGTGCCGCCCCGGAGCGTGGAGCGGGTCGTGGGCGTGGCCAAGGCCTACCTGACCCGGGTCGGTGCGGGCCCTTTTCCCAGCGAGGACGAGGGCGAGGCCGGCGCGCACCTGCGCAAGGTGGGCCGGGAGTTCGGCACCACCACGGGCCGGCCCCGGCGCTGCGGCTGGTTCGATGCCGTCGCCGCCCGCTACGCCGTGCGCCTGAGCGGGATCGACGGCCTGGCTCTGACCAAGTTCGACGTGCTCAGCGGACTGCCACGGTTGCGGATCGCTGTGGCCTACGAAATCGACGGCGAGCGTACCGAGACCCTGCCGGCGGTGGCCTCCGACCTCGAGCGGGCCCGGGTGATCTACGAGGACCTCGAGGGCTGGACCGAGCCTCTCGAAGGGGTCGGCCGCCTCGAAGACCTGCCCCGCGCCGCTCGGGTCTACCTCGACCGGGTCCAGGAACTGGCCGAGTGCCCCCTGGCCCTGGTCTCAGTGGGGCCGGACCGTACCCAGACCATCGTGCCGGCGGGCAGCCTGCTGGAAGCCGTCGGCGTGGAACTCACTCCATGA
- a CDS encoding XRE family transcriptional regulator yields the protein MTFAEIIKFHRERLELNKKQLAEKVGVTQPYIVQIENDGKIPGDGVVLRLADSLGLDRRELLFAAYRARASDDTRHYFNSIFDDLTPSEDFNQPFIESRKDQFESPDFSLRHLSTAVDRIYQVAELKAKSPDARFSAHAHSVAQIFVAVDGRFEIEMNGERLLLSPTDHPSIEVPAGTEHGIRCLEVGRLVTVTLGPVVRAASSSP from the coding sequence ATGACCTTCGCAGAAATCATCAAGTTCCACCGCGAACGTCTGGAATTGAACAAGAAGCAACTCGCCGAGAAGGTCGGCGTGACCCAGCCTTACATCGTCCAGATCGAAAACGACGGGAAGATTCCCGGCGACGGGGTCGTCCTGCGGCTGGCCGATTCCCTCGGTCTGGACCGGCGCGAGTTGCTCTTCGCGGCCTATCGGGCCCGCGCCTCCGACGATACCCGCCATTACTTCAATTCCATCTTCGACGACCTGACGCCTTCCGAGGATTTCAACCAACCCTTCATCGAATCCCGCAAGGACCAGTTCGAATCCCCGGATTTCAGCCTGCGTCACCTGAGCACCGCCGTCGACCGCATCTACCAGGTCGCGGAACTCAAGGCCAAATCGCCCGACGCTCGATTCTCCGCCCACGCTCACTCGGTGGCCCAGATCTTCGTCGCCGTCGACGGGCGCTTCGAGATCGAGATGAACGGTGAACGCCTGCTGCTCTCCCCCACGGATCACCCGTCGATCGAGGTGCCGGCCGGCACCGAGCACGGCATCCGCTGCCTGGAGGTGGGTCGCCTGGTCACGGTGACCTTGGGCCCGGTGGTGCGGGCGGCGTCTTCTTCTCCCTGA
- a CDS encoding vitamin B12-dependent ribonucleotide reductase, producing the protein MSVQENPQLPVGSPHPARISSGGPEASAPRNRGGFVEGPGLAIERFFTKAGEDPFEQVEWEKRTASITNEKGEVFFEQADVEVPAFWSQTATNIVAQKYFRGTPGTAERESSVRQLIGRVVRAIVQWGDEGGYFATESDRDAFRDELTYLLLHQRMAFNSPVWFNCGVEEKPQVSACFINSVKDSMASILDLAKTEGMLFKFGSGTGSNLSALRSSKEPLSGGGTASGPVSFMRGYDAFAGVIKSGGKTRRAAKMVILNADHPDIEEFVECKVREERKARVLIEAGYDAAFNVQGGAYDSVFFQNANHSVRVSDEFMRAVSEDRSWDLKAVMDGQTVKTVRARELMRKIAEAAWECGDPGIQFDTTINSWHTSKASGRINASNPCSEYMFLDDTACNLASINLKKYLTTDGEFDAEGFRHSVSMTILAQEILVDNASYPTPQITENSYKYRPLGLGYANLGATLMTLGLPYDSESGRAYAAAITALMCGEAYHTSARIAELHGGPFAGYDPNAESMQEVISKHRLHAESLPEDLVPGNLLRAARTAWRKAQQVGRRSGFRNSQVTVLAPTGTIAFMMDCDTTGIEPDLALIKYKKLVGGGTIKIVNNTVPVALGRLGYSNEQVQEIIDYIDANETIEGAPHLKEEHLPVFDCSFRPARGTRSIEWMGHLRMMAAAQPFLSGAISKTVNMPADATVDDVERAYMEAWRLGLKAVAIYRDGCKQTQPLSAAAGEGAEGTVAGQPQRRRLPDERKAITHKFSVQGHEGYVTVGLYPDTGQPGEIFVVMAKQGSVVSGLMDSFATAISLALQYGVPLKVLADKFAHVRFEPSGFTNNPQIPIAKSIIDYLFRWLALKFLDTDVESGDADLEGRESPGATEVDPGMEAREKAVFLAQSDAPACHVCGTIMVRNGACYACTNCGATSGCS; encoded by the coding sequence ATGTCGGTCCAGGAAAACCCCCAGCTTCCCGTTGGTTCTCCCCACCCGGCCAGGATCTCCAGCGGCGGACCGGAGGCTTCCGCACCCCGGAACCGGGGCGGATTCGTCGAAGGGCCGGGGCTGGCCATCGAGCGTTTCTTCACCAAGGCGGGAGAAGATCCTTTCGAGCAGGTGGAGTGGGAGAAACGCACCGCGTCGATCACCAACGAGAAGGGAGAGGTCTTCTTCGAGCAGGCCGACGTGGAGGTGCCCGCCTTCTGGTCGCAGACGGCGACCAACATCGTCGCCCAGAAGTACTTTCGGGGAACGCCGGGAACCGCGGAGCGCGAAAGTTCCGTCCGCCAGTTGATCGGGCGGGTGGTGCGGGCCATCGTGCAGTGGGGCGACGAGGGGGGCTACTTCGCCACGGAGAGCGATCGGGACGCTTTCAGGGACGAGCTGACCTATCTGCTGCTGCATCAGCGGATGGCCTTCAACTCGCCCGTGTGGTTCAACTGCGGCGTCGAGGAAAAGCCCCAGGTCAGCGCTTGTTTCATCAATTCGGTGAAGGACTCGATGGCCTCGATTCTCGACCTGGCCAAGACCGAGGGGATGCTCTTCAAGTTCGGCTCGGGTACCGGCAGCAACCTTTCTGCGCTCCGGTCCTCCAAGGAACCCCTCTCCGGTGGCGGCACCGCCTCGGGGCCGGTTTCCTTCATGCGCGGCTATGACGCCTTCGCCGGGGTGATCAAGTCCGGCGGCAAGACCCGCCGGGCGGCGAAGATGGTGATCCTGAACGCGGATCACCCGGACATCGAGGAATTCGTCGAATGCAAGGTGCGCGAAGAACGCAAGGCGCGAGTCCTGATCGAGGCCGGTTACGACGCGGCTTTCAATGTCCAGGGCGGGGCCTACGATTCGGTCTTCTTTCAGAACGCCAATCACTCGGTGCGGGTTTCCGATGAGTTCATGCGGGCCGTGTCGGAAGATCGTTCCTGGGATCTCAAGGCCGTGATGGACGGTCAGACGGTCAAGACGGTGCGCGCCCGGGAGCTGATGCGCAAGATCGCCGAGGCGGCCTGGGAATGCGGCGACCCGGGGATCCAGTTCGACACCACGATCAACTCCTGGCACACCTCCAAGGCCTCGGGGCGCATCAACGCGTCGAACCCCTGCTCGGAGTACATGTTCCTTGACGACACCGCCTGCAACCTGGCGTCGATCAACCTCAAAAAGTATCTCACCACCGACGGCGAGTTCGATGCCGAGGGGTTCCGCCACTCGGTGTCCATGACGATCCTGGCCCAGGAGATCCTGGTCGACAACGCCAGCTATCCCACGCCCCAGATCACCGAGAACTCGTACAAGTACCGGCCCCTGGGCTTGGGCTACGCCAACCTGGGCGCTACGCTGATGACCCTCGGCCTGCCCTACGATTCCGAGAGTGGGCGGGCCTACGCCGCGGCGATCACGGCGCTGATGTGCGGCGAGGCTTACCACACCTCGGCCCGAATCGCCGAGCTTCACGGGGGGCCTTTCGCCGGCTACGATCCCAACGCCGAGTCGATGCAGGAGGTGATCTCCAAGCATCGTCTGCACGCCGAATCTCTGCCCGAGGACCTGGTGCCCGGCAACCTGCTCCGGGCTGCGCGGACGGCCTGGCGCAAGGCGCAGCAGGTGGGGCGCCGTTCCGGCTTCCGCAATTCCCAGGTCACGGTGCTGGCGCCCACCGGCACGATCGCCTTCATGATGGATTGCGACACCACGGGTATCGAGCCGGACCTGGCGCTGATCAAGTACAAGAAACTCGTCGGCGGCGGGACGATCAAGATCGTCAACAACACTGTGCCCGTGGCTCTCGGCCGGCTGGGCTACAGCAACGAGCAGGTGCAGGAAATCATCGATTACATCGATGCCAACGAAACCATCGAGGGGGCTCCCCACCTCAAGGAGGAGCACCTGCCGGTCTTCGATTGTTCGTTCCGGCCGGCTCGCGGGACCCGTTCCATCGAGTGGATGGGGCATCTGAGGATGATGGCTGCCGCCCAGCCTTTCCTGTCCGGAGCGATCAGCAAGACCGTCAACATGCCCGCCGACGCCACGGTGGATGACGTGGAACGGGCCTACATGGAGGCCTGGCGGCTGGGGCTCAAGGCGGTGGCGATCTACCGCGATGGCTGCAAGCAGACCCAGCCCCTTTCCGCGGCGGCGGGCGAGGGGGCCGAGGGTACGGTGGCCGGCCAACCCCAGCGCCGCCGTCTGCCCGACGAGAGGAAGGCGATCACCCACAAGTTCTCGGTGCAGGGGCACGAGGGTTACGTGACCGTGGGCCTCTATCCCGATACGGGCCAGCCGGGAGAGATCTTCGTGGTGATGGCCAAGCAGGGGTCGGTGGTCTCCGGCTTGATGGACTCCTTCGCCACGGCGATCTCGCTGGCCCTCCAGTATGGGGTGCCGCTCAAGGTCCTGGCGGACAAGTTCGCCCACGTGCGCTTCGAGCCGTCGGGCTTTACCAACAACCCGCAGATTCCCATCGCCAAGTCCATCATCGACTACCTCTTCCGCTGGTTGGCGTTGAAGTTCCTCGACACGGACGTGGAATCCGGCGACGCGGATCTCGAAGGACGGGAGAGCCCGGGGGCGACGGAGGTGGATCCGGGGATGGAAGCCCGGGAAAAAGCTGTTTTTCTCGCCCAGTCCGATGCCCCCGCCTGCCACGTTTGCGGTACGATCATGGTCCGCAATGGCGCGTGTTACGCATGCACCAATTGCGGGGCCACTTCTGGCTGCTCCTGA